Proteins encoded within one genomic window of Anopheles gambiae chromosome 3, idAnoGambNW_F1_1, whole genome shotgun sequence:
- the LOC3291138 gene encoding uncharacterized protein LOC3291138 isoform X1, whose product MLRSLQFSYITHQVQWVSVKLSFSSHPCMILSNTYKPSPPCECPSFSCWLGRKSSFLRADSAPPVYPLASVPRAKDADPKAYPCRLRICRLMYKPLPQGSCKSDLRQHRNRRLALVKKRAIRLVQTFAARRAIPHYFQKRVKHPLSAKQSASTHNGATDHAPSPADGSTDAAVGEVPVNSNAITKESEEERRDISQVREEEPSSSAPQEQRIDPPSEESTALVRATPKTTSHTDRVDTLSTIKEYYSIQCAIRLLLAMLQERMEEVESMQKSKVVDAPEDEAPLDNGSPKPIENGVEANGTSTEDDPAERGPLVKTEINLSPNCSTEDADPNKENNVPLDGTLETMSPAAVVLNRVNSTPVKDEPRDDSRTYSFLETSKSDILDPTYTCDIELEPLEQRKNRSIVDSLLNKFNLSPPAKATVPSSFSDNSLDGSEGRRSLRDRTKIAARPRYIEIPEEPRKMRVSKVFGKLHKTLNLDLDCANSNSSTEFYGFDEGEIVKLDKPSLPGLLPTPIVKKSQPFAPFLAYGSSMDADSVETGAKTRSDLFREEGLISFGSLPPRLECPQRPNDMVRPRTVAQKRILVQRENDVRYLMIDNESKIFQFLKKRSKNIDAALDFQRMKELQDQQIPFTRDTWRALSWLRTEKGRYYFQTITIDNRTIKMSGCRGNHRYKTLSRNPLYSSPVVASHGHRIHYVSKCHCPPFPEGVKLNISEDRNKSSQSDAEERMMNDAARYLYRTTSNDTGYQNKRSYPGTKPGPLSSKCLQPSPDDDPTLGQLEVFKMPPVELEVFPKLNRPLDGFVKPYLKMILPHDGITENWARFAVSTLTADGAREEDKTVPSASEERSFVFELPYLNNQRRMLIRRRFMASPGSPVHCDVEEFRKLMDEKLTFRAAIDKALEEGKGDEIDPDELVCADVLSAITDSVAIALAEDILGKDDPEVDYVKREDGARPFREQMTMPIKIETPASGAGGDVKPMSVKNEPPVSGAVGGAEKTCTPPAPAASEVGSGVEITPAAEPSGPAPSSESGSKTVDPVKLKLLCTDVINVSPFPTSREMKRLNATIIEDPSDPAVSSAETTRQQKQQQQRCDPQYCSLGCICDVLHSSQPAAVAATDRRQHCRQSGCMFGCSCGFEEKLANQTQEVKTDLAAEGKGEATALTSADVKYLREKATARLAKEEREFTHTVILTKNTTVLVHNKETESRRQKKKPKKYDDYYNDLSMQSLLNGGSAKDVSQYISKPPPNAKPLSPADRMRHAHVLLTKLPQLADIEPLCMVHDLYRCFCEGKATQGKPFSFTEEGCLSPGKIFPSDGSYSVDHASLVLMPADSTSSGRMMGAKNRTPETAQPTYDTAPIASVRKRLYSFEKAYTEPAAHSSSSSSSDGKSPKGGLPVSRKRRDSSEESYKPPNERKVAKKKLHTSLEEKTATASASSLRARRASMVPGQVSARSVASTRRPSVAHAGQSASSARKSVPLAMRRSSVAHQKDDDVFKAPGQSQSTGTDAQYTVVKPKRASGGINNLILKRIPSNASFAPMVHLPSASSKATAKKSTPPSKPKDQGAAEIPVKYMSVRKLKQLMLSEYKNSPDVKKTPDDTSSTEVRLAFINILLLDTEENIDNEPQLNILSDGSKKLVINGNRRSFIARRAFKDGMPPERTMPYRNRTTYIVQILSASNGSEDESTESEEPAVEKAQSCESVPQMKNEPAKDLDDIEPYPEPPKLSAYAQRVSKAVTQHQNASSPIEQTDRQLCSLMRHINELLRRETLHINPAKKGIMHICRWNQLLNAFALAEIDVLDLTLTNGLEMTVIATAPFKQQLVPNVQHQISARRLTIDKMIVAERPSLLMKMVVCNVENVKTNELALVLYGNENFWHFCGFLKVDETSFKTDSNIPKAPSTIANSKIRTRLNDYQRKTVPATTAKTTTAQQSTKQATASKQTSSSSSSNSSHIEPAPSTNMLSTQSNIEIVPKAMQPVHFPLGLLPGIADTPEGGESDCRWMRIKIENDFSHMYLPSWQCCVTYGRIKKAIYDASRTAQAIRLDNPAPPNQPQRRQRPFMYALPKEGNALFLGPYKSSETKIDVILCQSVQGSLYEREVYERQNRIPMPANTKRTVGWWVDVVTSRVASVQGKIRQTAFNSFRPREAIKAPSGTVASTSCNTAQRSLLKRNNMPLAPATVGPEKQARQSITAVEKDQTPSASVPNDLDDDVVVLDSDDNDEGENLGTAKESTENSNAANEQPRREFAVEQIGIDLFRLVEGTMKQNQQEKREIEKVLKQERVTKSVSGDQNRNEPNRKRQSSPLPPAANYAPAAKVIRITDAAGVERTLPSGIRIPASTTIARNSFTRISLPGPQTLKSGSTTITRPINGVSTLTIAPLKSAESNVSVKVVQNALRVSRPSNAPPGVPVRALSTTKASLADELSGRQLVGVAGAPKPRPRLNSVAVERVSVQVSRPAPVVQESDDEDDVVWLDDDNESSNEKMKPPASTSGNADRTAASSTSVAPAATASVVVAGSNAINGVTAYAQKTILSQEQVAMIARRVDLTKTGQQDGYSFNPTSGLLKMKRSLLTSIENDAMLGEGTTCAKSAISAVVNGKMGEVRILSSNAKSLLPSVSSTSVNGKAVVGSSSSSSAKPSAIPAPASASLNASATPSPSSSSSSSTTITMPRTKVVPRVSVTAATARYGDVAGARRISDGGVGNSVIPPGSAGTAGGLLDNLKYLSEAQEEKLLGEHPFTRGVLESKIPGLGLVEVVRFEREVIIHMKELTVKKQLVSVHNLEAAVTLLNQFIQRNTYAFRPYNLAIQWKFKERSLPLRPEERMTSVINQFCIVTVYGIINVSKQEQLESVESTLPALYEDLMRMKLAMQCYNKQLYEDEKCYENDDKIYDRAVGIITSAKAKSKWLQQQRENLMKQRRANQAKLRQLKEASGSAEAKDSPEKSTQDKSATEQSAKDTSAKNAIAKNTTAKNATAKNVPARNTAARNSTARNSITRNSTAKNTPATDVSGSKGGQESVIVIDDD is encoded by the exons ATGCTTCGGAGTTTACAGTTCTCTTACATAACTCATCAGGTACAGTGGGTTTCCGTGAAATTGTCTTTCA GTTCCCATCCTTGTATGATTTtatcaaacacatacaaacccaGCCCCCCTTGCGAATGCCCGAGCTTCAGCTGCTGGTTGGGACGGAAGTCGAGCTTTCTGCGTGCTGACAGTGCACCACCGGTTTATCCCTTAGCATCAGTCCCCCGCGCTAAGGACGCTGATCCGAAGGCGTACCCGTGCCGGTTGCGTATTTGCCGTTTAATGTATAAGCCACTGCCCCAGGGTAGTTGCAAATCGGATCTGCGCCAACATCGGAACCGTCGACTGGCGCTGGTCAAAAAACGGGCCATCAGGCTGGTGCAAACGTTTGCGGCCCGCCGTGCCATACCACACTACTTCCAGAAGCGCGTCAAGCATCCGCTGTCCGCAAAGCAAAGTGCCTCAACGCACAACGGTGCGACCGACCACGCGCCATCACCTGCCGATGGATCGACTGATGCCGCGGTAGGCGAAGTTCCGGTGAATTCAAATGCCATAACGAAGGAAAGTGAGGAGGAACGTCGTGACATTAGCCAAGTTCGGGAGGAAGAACCATCTTCGTCGGCACCTCAAGAGCAACGTATCGATCCGCCGAGTGAAGAAAGTACAGCACTCGTGCGGGCAACTCCAAAGACGACTTCGCATACCGATCGGGTAGACACGCTCAGCACCATCAAGGAGTATTACTCGATACAGTGTGCCATTCGGTTGTTGCTGGCAATGCTGCAGGAAAGGATGGAGGAGGTAGAGTCGATGCAAAAGAGCAAAGTCGTGGACGCTCCGGAGGACGAAGCACCCCTCGATAATGGTTCGCCGAAGCCGATTGAGAACGGTGTCGAAGCAAATGGCACATCCACGGAGGACGATCCAGCGGAGAGAGGACCGTTGGTTAAAACCGAAATCAACCTGTCACCAAACTGCTCAACCGAGGATGCCGATCCGaacaaagaaaataatgtTCCTTTAGACGGTACGCTGGAAACGATGTcaccggcagcggttgtttTAAACCGTGTCAATAGCACACCGGTGAAAGATGAACCGAGGGACGACTCCCGCACGTACAGCTTTCTCGAAACGTCCAAATCCGACATACTGGATCCAACGTACACGTGCGATATAGAGCTGGAACCGTTGGAGCAGCGTAAAAATCGCTCGATCGTCGATTCACTGCTAAACAAGTTCAACCTATCGCCACCGGCGAAggccaccgtaccctcctccTTTTCCGACAACAGTCTGGACGGTAGCGAGGGGCGCCGCAGTTTGCGCGATCGTACGAAAATTGCCGCCCGCCCGAGGTACATCGAAATTCCCGAGGAGCCGCGCAAGATGCGGGTCTCGAAGGTGTTCGGCAAGCTGCACAAAACGCTCAATCTCGATCTCGACTGCGCAAACTCCAACTCGTCGACCGAGTTCTATGGGTTCGACGAGGGCGAGATAGTGAAGCTGGACAAACCGAGCCTGCCGGGGCTGCTGCCGACGCCGATCGTGAAAAAGTCGCAACCGTTCGCTCCATTCCTTGCCTACGGCAGCAGTATGGACGCAGACAGTGTAGAAACGGGCGCGAAAACGCGAAGCGATCTGTTCCGCGAGGAAGGATTGATCTCGTTCGGTTCGCTGCCGCCGCGGCTCGAGTGTCCCCAGCGACCGAACGATATGGTGCGACCGCGAACCGTGGCCCAAAAGCGCATCCTGGTGCAGCGGGAGAACGATGTGCGGTACCTGATGATCGACAATGAGtcgaaaatatttcaatttctgAAAAAGCGCAGCAAGAACATCGATGCCGCGCTCGATTTCCAGCGCATGAAGGAGCTGCAGGATCAGCAGATTCCGTTCACCCGCGACACCTGGCGAGCGCTGTCGTGGTTGCGAACGGAGAAGGGCCGCTACTACTTCCAAACGATTACCATCGATAACCGCACGATCAAGATGTCCGGGTGTCGGGGCAATCATCGGTATAAGACGCTTTCGCGGAACCCACTGTACTCTAGCCCGGTGGTGGCATCCCACGGCCATCGCATTCACTACGTTAGCAAATGTCACTGTCCACCGTTTCCCGAGGGAGTGAAGCTGAATATCTCAGAGGACAGAAACAAATCCTCCCAATCGGATGCAGAGGAACGGATGATGAACGACGCTGCCCGTTACCTGTATCGCACCACGTCCAACGATACGGGCTACCAAAACAAACGTTCCTATCCGGGCACCAAGCCCGGTCCCCTGTCCTCAAAGTGTCTGCAACCGTCACCCGACGACGATCCGACGCTAGGACAGCTGGAGGTGTTCAAAATGCCGCCGGTGGAGCTGGAGGTGTTTCCAAAGCTCAATCGCCCGCTCGATGGTTTCGTTAAGCCGTACCTGAAGATGATCCTTCCGCACGACGGTATTACGGAAAACTGGGCGCGGTTTGCCGTCTCAACGCTGACAGCCGATGGTGCTCGGGAGGAGGACAAAACGGTGCCCAGCGCGAGCGAAGAGCGATCTTTCGTGTTTGAGCTGCCGTACCTGAACAATCAGCGCCGCATGTTGATCAGGCGTCGCTTTATGGCGAGCCCCGGATCGCCAGTGCACTGTGACGTCGAGGAGTTTAGGAAACTGATGGACGAAAAGCTGACGTTTCGGGCAGCAATCGACAAAGCGTTGGAGGAAGGCAAAGGCGATGAAATCGATCCGGATGAGTTGGTGTGTGCCGATGTGCTTAGCGCCATTACGGATTCCGTAGCTATCGCGCTTGCGGAAGATATATTGGGGAAGGACGATCCGGAGGTGGATTATGTGAAGCGGGAGGACGGTGCGCGTCCATTCCGAGAGCAGATGACCATGCCAATCAAGATTGAGACACCGGCATCGGGAGCTGGTGGTGATGTGAAGCCTATGTCAGTTAAGAATGAACCACCGGTGTCGGGTGCTGTTGGTGGCGCTGAGAAGACCTGCACTCCACCAGCACCTGCAGCCAGCGAAGTTGGTTCAGGTGTAGAGATTACCCCTGCTGCCGAGCCCAGCGGTCCTGCACCGTCTTCGGAGAGCGGCAGCAAGACGGTCGATCCAGTCAAGTTGAAACTACT GTGTACTGACGTAATAAACGTTTCCCCCTTCCCCACTAGCCGCGAGATGAAACGTCTCAACGCAACCATTATCGAAGACCCTAGCGATCCCGCGGTCAGTTCTGCTGAAACCACCCGGcagcagaagcaacagcagcaacgatgCGACCCGCAATACTGTTCCTTGGGCTGCATTTGCGACGTGCTGCACAGTTCTCAACCTGCTGCCGTGGCCGCTACCGATCGAAGGCAGCACTGCCGGCAGAGTGGCTGCATGTTTGGCTGCAGCTGTGGATTTGAAGAAAAGCTTGCCAATCAAACTCAGGAAGTGAAG ACGGATCTTGCTGCAGAAGGAAAGGGCGAAGCCACTGCTCTGACCAGCGCGGACGTGAAGTATCTTCGGGAGAAAGCGACGGCCCGGTTGGCGAAAGAGGAACGTGAATTTACGCACACCGTCATCCTGACCAAAAACACAACCGTACTGGTGCACAACAAGGAGACCGAATCTCGtcggcagaagaaaaaacccaaaaagTACGACGACTACTACAACGATCTGAGCATGCAGAGTTTGCTgaacggtggcagcgcaaAGGACGTGTCGCAGTACATCAGTAAACCGCCGCCGAATGCGAAACCTCTGTCGCCGGCGGATCGTATGAGGCACGCGCACGTGCTGCTGACCAAACTGCCCCAGCTGGCCGATATCGAACCGCTGTGCATGGTTCACGATCTGTACCGATGCTTCTGCGAAGGCAAGGCTACCCAGGGTAAACCATTTTCCTTCACGGAAGAGGGTTGCCTTTCGCCTGGAAAGATTTTCCCATCGGATGGGTCGTATTCGGTCGACCATGCTTCGTTGGTGCTGATGCCGGCTGATAGCACGTCCAGTGGTCGTATGATGGGGGCTAAGAATCGCACGCCGGAAACAGCACAACCTACCTACGACACTGCACCAATCGCCAGCGTCCGTAAACGGTTGTATTCGTTTGAAAAGGCTTATACCGAGCCGGCTGCAcacagtagcagtagcagcagcagcgatggCAAGTCTCCCAAGGGTGGTCTCCCTGTCAGCCGGAAACGACGGGATAGTTCGGAAGAATCCTACAAACCACCGAACGAACGGAAGGTTGCTAAGAAGAAGCTCCACACTTCGTTGGAAGAGAAAACCGCTACCGCCAGTGCTTCTTCCCTCCGTGCCCGACGTGCGTCAATGGTTCCCGGGCAGGTGTCTGCTCGGTCGGTAGCCTCCACTCGGCGCCCTTCAGTAGCGCATGCAGGACAATCAGCTAGCTCTGCACGGAAGAGTGTCCCATTAGCCATGCGACGATCATCGGTAGCTCATCAGAAGGATGATGATGTGTTCAAAGCACCCGGACAAAGTCAGTCCACCGGGACCGACGCTCAGTACACTGTCGTCAAACCGAAGCGAGCTTCCGGAGGCATAAATAACCTCATCCTGAAGCGAATTCCCTCAAATGCAAGCTTTGCGCCGATGGTACATCTGCCCTCAGCATCATCGAAGGCTACGGcgaaaaaatcaacaccaCCCAGCAAACCGAAGGACCAAGGGGCCGCAGAAATACCGGTCAAGTACATGTCGGTGCGCAAACTGAAACAGCTTATGCTAAGTGAGTACAAAAACTCGCCGGATGTGAAGAAAACGCCCGATGATACGTCCAGCACGGAGGTCAGGCTGGCCTTCATAAACATTCTGCTGCTAGACACCGAGGAAAACATCGACAATGAACCACAGCTAAACATCCTTTCCGACGGCTCGAAGAAGCTGGTCATCAACGGCAATCGACGATCGTTTATTGCGCGACGGGCGTTTAAGGATGGCATGCCACCAGAACGGACCATGCCGTACCGCAACCGAACCACGTACATCGTGCAGATACTGTCGGCAAGCAATGGGTCGGAGGACGAAAGCACCGAATCGGAAGAACCTGCTGTCGAAAAGGCGCAATCGTGTGAAAGTGTTCCACAAATGAAAAACGAACCGGCAAAGGACCTAGACGACATTGAACCATACCCAGAGCCGCCGAAATTATCTGCCTACGCCCAAAGAGTATCCAAAGCGGTGACGCAGCACCAGAACGCCAGCAGCCCGATAGAGCAAACGGACCGTCAGCTGTGCTCACTGATGCGCCACATCAACGAGCTGCTGCGGCGTGAGACGCTCCACATAAACCCGGCCAAAAAGGGTATCATGCACATCTGCCGCTGGAACCAGCTGCTGAACGCGTTTGCACTCGCCGAGATCGACGTGCTGGATTTGACGCTTACCAACGGGCTTGAAATGACGGTTATCGCGACAGCTCCGTTCAAGCAGCAGCTCGTACCGAACGTGCAGCACCAGATCAGTGCGCGGCGGCTCACGATCGACAAGATGATTGTCGCCGAACGGCCATCGCTGCTGATGAAAATGGTCGTCTGCAATGTGGAGAACGTGAAAACGAACGAGCTCGCGCTAGTGCTGTACGGGAACGAAAATTTCTGGCACTTTTGCGGCTTTCTCAAGGTGGACGAAACGTCTTTCAAAACCGATTCGAACATCCCGAAAGCGCCGTCCACCATTGCCAATTCAAAGATTCGTACACGCCTCAATGACTACCAGCGCAAAACGGTGCCGGCGACGACCGCTAAGACGACCACAGCGCAGCAATCCACCAAGCAGGCCACAGCGAGTAAGCAAACGtcaagcagcagtagcagcaacagcagtcatATTGAACCAGCACCGTCCACCAACATGCTCAGCACTCAATCGAACATTGAGATTGTGCCCAAAGCCATGCAACCGGTACACTTTCCGCTGGGGTTGCTGCCCGGTATTGCCGACACGCCGGAGGGCGGTGAGTCGGATTGCCGGTGGATGCGGATAAAGATTGAGAACGATTTCAGCCACATGTACCTGCCGAGCTGGCAGTGCTGCGTAACGTATGGCCGCATCAAGAAAGCCATTTACGATGCCAGTCGTACGGCGCAAGCAATTCGCCTCGACAATCCTGCCCCACCGAATCAGCCTCAAAGGCGGCAGCGACCGTTCATGTATGCGCTGCCTAAGGAAGGGAATGCGCTCTTCCTTGGCCCGTACAAAAGCTCGGAGACCAAGATCGATGTGATTCTTTGCCAGAGCGTGCAGGGCAGCCTGTACGAGCGGGAAGTGTACGAGAGGCAGAACAGAATACCGATGCCTGCCAACACCAAACGAACTGTCGGCTGGTGGGTCGATGTGGTCACATCGCGAGTAGCATCCGTGCAGGGCAAGATACGTCAGACAGCGTTCAATTCGTTCCGGCCTCGAGAAGCCATTAAGGCACCGAGCGGGACGGTAGCTAGCACCAGCTGCAATACCGCACAACGATCACTGCTCAAGCGAAATAACATGCCGCTGGCACCGGCAACCGTTGGTCCGGAAAAACAGGCACGGCAGTCAATCACTGCGGTCGAAAAGGACCAAACACCGAGCGCTAGTGTTCCGAACGACCTAGATGATGACGTTGTTGTTCTGGATTCGGACGACAATGACGAAGGTGAGAACTTGGGCACTGCTAAGGAGTCGACGGAGAATAGCAACGCAGCCAACGAACAACCCCGGCGGGAGTTTGCGGTCGAACAAATCGGTATAGATCTGTTCCGGCTGGTAGAAGGAACGATGAAGCAAAACCAGCAAGAGAAGCGCGAAATAGAGAAAGTGTTGAAACAGGAACGCGTCACGAAAAGCGTGTCGGGCGATCAGAATCGCAATGAGCCGAACCGGAAGCGTCAATCATCACCGCTACCGCCTGCAGCCAACTATGCACCCGCGGCCAAAGTGATCCGAATAACTGATGCCGCTGGTGTCGAAAGAACCTTACCGAGTGGTATAAGGATTCCAGCAAGCACTACGATCGCACGGAACAGTTTCACACGAATATCGCTACCGGGTCCACAGACGTTAAAGTCGGGTTCAACTACGATTACAAGACCGATCAACGGTGTAAGCACACTCACAATTGCCCCACTGAAATCCGCCGAAAGTAACGTATCGGTCAAAGTGGTGCAAAACGCTCTTCGCGTATCGCGACCATCGAATGCTCCGCCGGGTGTCCCGGTACGGGCATTGAGTACAACGAAAGCAAGTCTCGCCGACGAATTGTCCGGTCGTCAGCTTGTTGGTGTGGCAGGAGCACCGAAACCGAGACCGAGGCTGAACTCCGTGGCCGTTGAGCGTGTCAGCGTCCAGGTCAGCAGGCCTGCTCCGGTAGTGCAGGAATCAGACGATGAGGACGATGTAGTTTGGCTCGACGATGATAACGAAAGCAGCAACGAAAAGATGAAACCACCAGCCTCGACAAGTGGAAATGCTGATCGTACCGCAGCCAGCAGCACTTCCGTTGCCcctgccgccaccgcctccGTTGTCGTAGCTGGATCGAACGCCATAAATGGCGTTACAGCATACGCACAGAAAACCATTCTCAGCCAGGAACAGGTTGCAATGATAGCGCGTCGAGTGGACCTAACCAAAACGGGCCAACAGGACGGCTACAGCTTCAACCCTACGTCCGGTTTGCTCAAGATGAAGCGCTCGCTGTTAACTTCCATCGAAAACGATGCCATGCTAGGAGAAGGTACAACGTGCGCCAAGTCAGCGATCTCTGCTGTCGTGAATGGAAAGATGGGCGAGGTTAGAATATTGAGCAGCAATGCGAAATCCTTGTTGCCATCAGTATCGTCCACTTCCGTGAATGGAAAAGCCGTTGTaggtagcagcagtagcagcagcgcaaAACCATCAGCAATCCCTGCACCAGCATCTGCGTCTCTAAATGCATCCGCTActccatcaccatcatcgtcgtcatcatcctcAACGACCATTACAATGCCGCGGACTAAAGTGGTGCCACGTGTGTCAGTTACCGCCGCAACAGCGAGGTACGGTGATGTTGCTGGCGCTCGCCGTATTTCAGACGGAGGCGTTGGCAACAGTGTCATCCCGCCTGGATCGGCTGGAACAGCAGGCGGGTTGCTGGATAATCTGAAGTACCTGAGCGAAGCACAAGAGGAGAAGCTGCTGGGCGAGCATCCATTTACCAGGGGCGTGCTGGAGTCGAAAATCCCCGGACTTGGactggtggaggtggtgcgCTTTGAACGCGAGGTGATCATACACATGAAGGAACTGACGGTAAAGAAGCAGCTTGTAAGCGTTCACAATCTTGAAGCTGCCGTGACGCTGCTGAACCA GTTCATCCAACGCAATACGTACGCGTTCAGACCGTACAATTTAGCCATACAGTGGAAGTTCAAGGAGCGTTCGCTACCGCTACGACCAGAAGAACGAATGACCAGCGTTATCAACCAGTTTTGC attgttacGGTGTATGGTATAATTAATGTATCTAAGCAGGAGCAGCTGGAATCGGTGGAATCCACCCTGCCAGCATTGTACGAAGATCTTATGAGGATGAAGCTAGCCATGCAGTGTTACAATAAGCAACTCTACGAGGACGAAAAATGTTACGAAAACGATGACAAAATTTACGATCGG GCGGTTGGAATTATCACCTCCGCGAAGGCAAAGAGCAAGtggttgcagcagcagcgtgaaaacttaatgaaacaaCGTCGTGCTAATCAGGCGAAGCTGCGCCAACTGAAAGAAGCTTCAGGGTCTGCGGAAGCAAAGGATTCACCGGAGAAGTCTACACAGGATAAATCTGCCACGGAACAGTCTGCTAAAGATACGTCTGCCAAGAATGCGATCGCAAAGAATACGACAGCAAAAAATGCGACCGCAAAAAATGTGCCCGCAAGGAACACGGCCGCAAGGAATTCTACCGCAAGGAATTCAATCACAAGGAATTCGACCGCAAAGAATACTCCTGCGACGGACGTAAGCGGTAGCAAAGGTGGTCAGGAATCCGTGATCGTAATTGACGACGATTAG